One window of the Pieris brassicae chromosome 4, ilPieBrab1.1, whole genome shotgun sequence genome contains the following:
- the LOC123708708 gene encoding carboxylesterase 5A: MAWFWIVLACIGLIAPAQAVVGGAPAAPPEPDAAVVFTQKHGYSCRLEGLRDEERGYYTFAGIRYVEPPIGPRRFQRPVRRYLAGEINATRHCPPCVQPNPMGSGIIGDEDCLCLNVFSPKMPGEERGSPVIFFIHGGNYRSGSIAAYGGQHFAQQDTILVTAQYRLGSLGYLSTGQKDASGNTGLFDLRAAMTWINDYIEFFGGDKSRVVVMGQGSGGRTASLMGLSGETPREGRTATGVAALSGAPLSPGAVESNPKKHAEELAGHTGCPKEPAERLLRCLRKLPAEKIIQADRAITGEMVDTKAFLNEIGGHSGVGVRVEGADDLRGLPPLIAEEPSDSIKKKHQLGPMLTGVTSAETSRAVFGKYGKFLSDQLEAVQDFIKKDVIGGLKKSVLTVQGLAPIKIPGVQKAIPLLDYYQAIFDNSMKAVDGLAQIAEATGDALFNFPAYQSVKEWSAGAPALMYSFEHVGNLSKGYHFVPGIALTQDADKPSDNVQQNSRGPAHGDELAYLFEPLDKDGNSLNEKVSDTDAEVRKSFVGLFAKFARNLSENKTSDANLFGFIPYSMDGENYLKIGEKITLDKNFRFCQIGLWGEMSDRLTDAICKNQLEQILKLPKLISPIAMQVDKTGNIPVVNGLGLIGMKSNTQRPRNAFNSINLFGVK; the protein is encoded by the exons ATGGCGTGGTTTTGGATCGTGTTGGCGTGTATTGGGTTAATTGCTCCGGCGCAGGCAGTGGTGGGCGGTGCGCCTGCTGCCCCACCAGAACCTGATGCTGCAGTGGTTTTCACACAGAAGCACGGATATAGTTGCCGGCTTGAAGGTTTGAGGGATGAAGAGAGAGGATACTACACGTTCGCTGGTATCAG GTACGTCGAACCACCAATTGGTCCTAGACGGTTCCAGCGGCCAGTTCGGCGATACTTAGCGGGTGAAATCAATGCAACCAGACATTGTCCCCCATGCGTCCAGCCTAACCCAATGGGATCGGGCATCATTGGGGACGAAGACTGCCTCTGCCTTAACGTATTTTCTCCTAAAATGCCAGGAGAGGAAAGAG GTTCTcctgttatatttttcatcCATGGAGGTAATTACAGATCTGGATCGATTGCAGCATATGGT GGTCAACATTTCGCTCAACAAGACACAATTTTAGTGACCGCGCAATATCGTTTAGGATCACTCGGATATCTAAGTACCGGTCAAAAAGACGCATCGGGGAACACTGGCCTCTTTGACCTTCGGGCCGCAATGACTTGG ataaatgaCTACATCGAATTCTTTGGGGGTGACAAGTCTCGTGTCGTGGTAATGGGACAAGGTTCTGGTGGTAGAACAGCATCCCTGATGGGTTTATCTGGTGAAACACCACGTGAAGGTCGCACTGCCACTGGCGTTGCTGCCCTTTCCGGTGCTCCTTTGTCACCAG GAGCAGTGGAGTCGAATCCAAAGAAACACGCGGAAGAACTGGCAGGCCATACTGGATGTCCCAAAGAGCCAGCGGAAAGACTTTTACGCTGCCTCAGGAAGTTGCCAGctgaaaaaattatacag GCCGATCGAGCCATTACAGGGGAAATGGTTGACActaaagcatttttaaatgaaattggaGGCCATTCAG GTGTTGGTGTACGCGTAGAAGGCGCTGATGATCTTCGAGGTCTACCTCCACTTATAGCAGAGGAACCCAGTGACTCAATCAAGAAGAAGCATCAGCTGGGACCTATGCTTACTGGTGTCACCTCAGCGGAAACATCGCGAGCAGTTTTTG GAAAGTATGGTAAATTCCTCAGCGACCAGTTGGAGGCTGTTcaagattttattaagaaagacGTAATCGGTGGTCTCAAGAAGTCAGTTCTGACTGTCCAGGGTTTGGCTCCGATAAAAATTCCAGGCGTACAAAAGGCAATTCCTCTTTTGGATTATTATCAGGCCATATTTGATAATTCGATGAAAGCAGTGGATGGTTTAGCGCAGATTGCTGAAGCCACGG GAGACGCATTATTTAACTTCCCGGCGTATCAGAGCGTAAAAGAATGGAGTGCCGGCGCTCCGGCCTTGATGTACAGCTTCGAACATGTGGGCAACCTTAGTAAGGGATACCACTTTGTACCTGGAATAGCTTTGACtc AAGATGCTGACAAGCCTTCAGATAACGTACAACAAAATTCCAGAGGCCCAGCACACGGCGATGAACTAGCCTATCTCTTTGAACCGTTGGATAAAGACGGAAATTctttaaatgaaaaagtatCAGACACAGATGCAGAAGTACGAAAATCATTTGTAGGGCTTTTCGCGAAGTTCGCTCGTAATTTGAGTGAAAATAAAACGAGTGACGCGAATCTCTTTGGTTTTATTCCATATTCAATGGATGGAGAGAATTATTTGAAGATTGGTGAAAAGATTACTTTGGATAAGAACTTTAG ATTCTGTCAAATTGGTTTGTGGGGCGAAATGTCAGATCGATTAACGGACGCCATCTGTAAAAATCAGTTGGAGCAAATCCTCAAATTACCAAAACTTATATCGCCTATCGCTATGCAAGTCGATAAGACCGGTAACATTCCTGTGGTGAATGGTTTAGGTCTTATAGGAATGAAATCAAACACTCAGCGGCCAAGAAATGcttttaatagtattaatcTTTTTGGTGTTAAATGA
- the LOC123708922 gene encoding F-box/LRR-repeat protein fbxl-1-like: MVHLEMTDMQIYHNLTINDLPNELLIYIFSMIDFESLLAVAKVCVRWQQLCLTPCIWDNTRLIVCMKNYVRISDNIVPFVAKYLKNVKLQYFKLYSQVRASLISYCPNLTHLEISISQVDSCIFDDLGHWPNLKFLSFRNSLIVQNPDGSNGNFVYHLPFEKLKYLETLILSNFALTQSSLYSMLQCVNLVSINMEKMKNIPADFLESLLKTKQSSLHALHIYGDTLNDDIVCSISNCKVLQVLHIMTCKTLFDSSLRHLNRLKNLRSLKLRHGYFSTNALLSYFTNNKFQYLTYLSLSRCMHVTMHVAKAIKTSAPNLKELSFYLCPFIIAPDFKKNELQKMFNIELLLD, encoded by the coding sequence ATGGTGCATCTTGAAATGACTGACATGCAAATTTATCACAACCTGACGATAAATGATCTGCCGAACGAATTactaatctatattttttctatgatAGATTTCGAATCATTATTAGCTGTAGCAAAGGTGTGTGTGCGATGGCAACAACTATGCTTGACACCATGTATTTGGGATAATACCAGACTAATTGTATGCATGAAAAATTATGTCAGAATAAGTGATAACATTGTACCATTTGTagcaaagtatttaaaaaatgtaaaacttcAGTATTTCAAATTGTATTCACAAGTCAGAGCTTCCCTCATCAGCTACTGTCCTAATTTAACTCATTTAGAAATAAGTATATCTCAAGTCGATAGCTGTATTTTTGATGATCTTGGTCATTGGCCTAACTTGAAGTTTTTGAGCTTCCGTAATTCTTTAATAGTACAAAACCCCGACGGCTCTAATGGAAACTTTGTTTATCATTTGCCATTTGAAAAACTAAAGTATTTAGAGACGTTAATATTATCGAATTTTGCATTGACACAGAGTAGTTTATATAGTATGCTTCAGTGTGTCAATTTAGTCAGTATTAACAtggaaaaaatgaaaaatattcctGCAGACTTTTTAGAGTCGCTTCTGAAAACCAAACAGTCCAGTTTACATGCCCTGCACATTTATGGTGATACTCTCAATGATGATATAGTGTGTTCTATATCAAACTGCAAGGTTTTACAGGTTCTTCATATAATGACATGCAAAACATTATTTGATTCAAGTTTACGTCATTTGAACAGGTTAAAAAATTTGAGGTCATTGAAATTACGACATGGGTACTTTTCGACTAATGCATTATTgtcatattttacaaacaataagtttcaatatttaacatatttaagtCTGTCACGATGTATGCATGTAACAATGCATGTGGCTAAAGCTATCAAAACAAGTGCTCCAAATCTAAAGGAATTGTCATTTTATCTTTGTCCATTCATTATTGCCCCAGACTTCAAAAAAAATGAActacaaaaaatgtttaacattgAGTTGTTgcttgattaa
- the LOC123708844 gene encoding phenylalanine--tRNA ligase beta subunit has translation MPTISVNRDSLFAALGKTYSDDEFQDLCFEFGLELDEVTTEKQMLIKEQGDQACSASGVSEDVLYRIDIPANRYDLLCLEGLVNGLLVFLGKKSPPKYKLDKYEDCYSLHLTPATAQIRPYAVAAVLKNVSFTKESYDSFIDLQDKLHQNICRKRTLVAIGTHDLDTIKGPFVYDALPPSDIKFKALNQQKEMTATELMELYSSHPQLKQYLGIIRDSPVYPVIKDKNGVILSMPPIINGDHSKITLNTKNVFIECTATDLNKATVVLDTLVCMFSVYCGKTYTAQQCKVFAPDGTYQLYPELKHRRETINVDKANSYIGIQENGDKLAELLNRMCLPTVHQDSVLSVEVPPTRRDVIHACDLYEDIAIAFGYNNIPRRPSTVVTCGAQTRANKLTEQLRQECAHAGYTEALTFTLCSREDVATKLGRHIEDVAAVHISNPKTLEFQVVRTLLLPGLLKTLAANKKMPLPLKIFEISDVVLKDDGAETGATNERRLCALYCGRAAGFQFVHGLLDRVMALLTTPCSRVGYWLRQAEDPAYFPGRCAEVLLRDTVIGKIGVIHPNVLTAFELTNPCSALEITIEPFL, from the exons ATGCCTACGATATCGGTAAATCGAGATTCCCTTTTTGCCGCACTCGGCAAAACCTACT ctGATGATGAGTTTCAAGACTTATGCTTTGAATTTGGTTTAGAGTTAGATGAAGTT acAACAGAGAAGCAAATGTTAATCAAGGAACAAGGTGACCAGGCATGTTCTGCTTCTGGTGTTTCAGAGGATGTCTTGTATCGTATTGATATTCCTGCAAACAGATATGACCTTTTGTGTCTTGAAGGGCTGGTCAATGGATTACTAGTTTTCTTAGGAAA aaaATCTCCACCAAAATATAAGCTAGATAAATATGAAGACTGTTATTCATTACACCTCACCCCTGCTACAGCCCAAATAAGACCTTATGCAGTAGCAGCTGTATTAAAGAATGTCTCTTTCACTAAAGAGAGCTATGACAGTTTCATTGATTTACAA gaTAAATTGCATCAAAATATATGCAGAAAGCGTACATTGGTAGCTATAGGCACTCATGATTTAGATACTATCAAAGGCCCATTTGTATATGATGCATTACCACCAAGTGATATCAAATTTAAAGCTCTTAATCAGCAGAAAGAAATGACGGCCACTGAGCTTATGGAACTCTATTCT agtCACCCTCAATTGAAACAATACTTGGGAATAATAAGGGACAGCCCTGTTTACCCTGTTATTAAGGATAAGAATGGTGTAATACTATCAATGCCGCCCATTATAAATGGAGACCATTCAAAAATAACTTTGAATACCAAAAACGTGTTCATTGAGTGTACAGCTACTGACTTAAATAAG GCAACAGTAGTTCTAGATACGCTGGTGTGTATGTTCTCTGTATACTGCGGTAAGACGTACACCGCGCAGCAATGTAAGGTGTTCGCGCCCGACGGAACGTATCAACTATATCCGGAGTTAAAGCATCGCCGTGAAACCATAAACGTTGATAAAGCTAACAGCTATATTGGTATACA GGAAAATGGCGACAAATTAGCAGAGCTCCTTAACCGCATGTGCCTTCCAACGGTACACCAGGATTCTGTACTATCCGTAGAAGTGCCACCAACGAGGCGTGACGTCATTCATGCTTGTGACCTGTACGAAGACATCGCCATTGCTTTTGG ATACAATAACATACCACGTCGTCCATCGACTGTGGTGACGTGCGGGGCACAAACCCGGGCGAATAAACTAACTGAACAATTGCGACAGGAATGCGCACACGCAGGATATACGGAAGCGCTAACATTCACTttg TGTTCCCGAGAAGACGTAGCAACAAAACTGGGTCGCCATATAGAAGATGTGGCGGCTGTGCACATCTCGAATCCGAAGACTCTGGAATTCCAAGTTGTGAGGACCCTTCTTTTACCCGGACTGCTGAAGACCCTCGCAGCTAATAAGAAAATGCCGTTGCCCTTGAAAATTTTCGAAATCAGCGATGTCGTGTTGAAGGATGACGGAGCAG agACGGGCGCTACGAACGAGCGTCGCCTATGCGCGTTGTACTGTGGACGTGCAGCTGGCTTTCAGTTTGTGCACGGTTTGCTGGACCGAGTTATGGCACTGCTCACGACACCTTGCTCCAGGGTTGGATATTGGCTGAGGCAAGCTGAAG ATCCAGCATATTTTCCTGGCAGATGTGCTGAAGTTCTCCTTCGGGATACAGTGATTGGAAAAATTGGTGTCATACATCCTAATGTATTGACAGCATTTGAACTAACAAACCCTTGCTCAGCTCTTGAAATTACCATTGAACCATTCCTATAA